Proteins found in one Geomonas subterranea genomic segment:
- the kdsB gene encoding 3-deoxy-manno-octulosonate cytidylyltransferase: protein MKITAVIPARYASTRFEGKALADIMGKPMVQHVYERASRANLVSDVIVATDDERIAAAVRAFGGRVEMTSADHETGTDRLAEVAGRLDADIIVNVQGDEPLIDPAMIDQAIAPMLEDPSIPMATLKCRIKTLHDFLSPNVVKVVADPKGNVLYFSRSPLPFFRDKWNDLKDDAFCCGKLLCYKHVGLYVYRREFLPVFASLPPSYLEMAEKLEQLRVLENGYRIRIVETECESIGVDTPADLEKVLAKLKG from the coding sequence ATGAAAATAACCGCGGTAATTCCCGCCAGGTATGCTTCTACGCGTTTTGAGGGTAAGGCATTGGCGGACATCATGGGGAAACCCATGGTGCAGCATGTGTATGAGCGCGCCTCCCGGGCCAACCTCGTTTCCGATGTGATAGTGGCGACCGATGACGAGCGGATCGCCGCCGCGGTGCGCGCCTTCGGCGGTCGCGTCGAGATGACCTCCGCTGATCACGAGACCGGGACCGACCGGCTGGCCGAGGTTGCGGGAAGGCTCGATGCCGACATCATAGTCAACGTGCAGGGGGACGAGCCGCTCATCGATCCGGCCATGATCGACCAGGCCATCGCCCCGATGCTGGAAGATCCGTCCATCCCGATGGCGACCCTCAAGTGCCGCATAAAGACGCTGCACGACTTCCTTTCGCCGAACGTGGTGAAGGTGGTCGCCGACCCGAAGGGGAACGTGCTCTACTTTTCCCGTTCGCCGCTGCCGTTTTTCCGCGACAAGTGGAACGACCTGAAGGACGACGCCTTCTGCTGCGGGAAGCTCCTGTGCTACAAGCACGTGGGGCTCTACGTGTACCGCAGGGAGTTCCTCCCGGTGTTCGCCTCGCTTCCGCCGAGCTATCTGGAGATGGCCGAGAAGCTCGAGCAGTTGCGGGTGCTGGAGAACGGCTACCGGATCAGGATCGTCGAGACCGAGTGCGAGTCCATCGGTGTCGACACCCCGGCCGACCTGGAGAAGGTGCTGGCCAAGCTTAAAGGGTAA
- a CDS encoding CTP synthase, with product MKTKFIFVTGGVVSSIGKGLAAASLGALLEARGLRVTIQKLDPYINVDPGTMSPFQHGEVFVTDDGAETDLDLGHYERYTSSKLSKKSNFTTGQVYFSVIEKERRGDYLGGTVQVIPHITDQIKANILENAKGSDIAIVEIGGTVGDIESLPFLEAIRQLKSDRGAGNVLYLHVTLVPYIRTAGELKTKPTQHSVKELREIGIQPDILLCRCEQELPQDMKAKIALFCNVEEKAVITSRDAEHIYAVPLALNLEGLDDQVVEKLNIWTKAPDLSHWQQVVSKLTNPGCGEVRIAVVGKYVDLKESYKSLSEALTHGGIANDCRVNLVYLDSEKIEEEGTDKYLADVDGILVPGGFGERGTEGKIKAIEYARVNKVPFFGICLGMQMAAVEFGRNVCQLPEAFSSEFKPACKSPVIHLMEEQKGVDKKGGTMRLGAYPCSLTKGTFAQKAYGATEISERHRHRYEFNNAFRAALEEKGMIISGVYKEGNLVEIIELPDHPWFLGCQFHPEFKSKPLNPHPLFKAFIGATKARKGN from the coding sequence GTGAAGACAAAATTCATCTTTGTTACCGGCGGCGTTGTCTCCTCCATAGGTAAGGGACTCGCCGCCGCTTCTTTGGGCGCTCTGCTGGAGGCACGGGGGCTTCGGGTCACCATCCAGAAGCTGGATCCGTACATCAACGTCGATCCGGGCACCATGTCTCCTTTCCAGCACGGGGAGGTCTTCGTCACCGACGACGGCGCCGAGACCGACCTGGACCTCGGGCACTACGAGCGCTACACCTCCAGCAAGCTCTCCAAGAAGAGCAACTTCACCACGGGACAGGTCTACTTCTCCGTCATCGAGAAGGAGCGCCGCGGCGACTACCTGGGGGGCACGGTGCAGGTCATCCCGCACATCACCGACCAGATCAAGGCCAACATCCTTGAGAACGCCAAGGGGAGCGACATCGCCATCGTCGAGATCGGCGGCACCGTGGGCGACATCGAGTCGCTGCCGTTTCTCGAGGCGATCCGCCAGTTGAAGAGCGACCGGGGTGCGGGGAACGTGCTGTACCTGCACGTCACCCTGGTTCCCTACATCAGGACCGCGGGCGAGCTGAAGACCAAGCCGACCCAGCACTCCGTCAAGGAGCTGCGCGAGATCGGCATCCAGCCCGATATCCTCCTCTGCCGCTGCGAGCAGGAGCTTCCCCAGGACATGAAGGCGAAGATCGCCCTCTTCTGCAACGTCGAGGAGAAAGCGGTCATCACCTCCCGCGACGCCGAGCACATCTACGCGGTGCCGCTGGCCTTGAACCTGGAAGGGCTTGACGACCAGGTGGTCGAGAAGCTCAACATCTGGACCAAGGCGCCGGATCTCTCCCACTGGCAGCAGGTGGTCTCCAAGCTGACCAACCCGGGGTGCGGCGAGGTCCGCATCGCCGTGGTCGGCAAGTACGTCGACCTCAAGGAATCCTACAAGTCCCTCTCCGAGGCGCTCACCCACGGCGGCATCGCCAACGACTGCCGCGTGAACCTCGTTTACCTCGACTCCGAGAAGATCGAGGAGGAGGGGACCGACAAGTACCTCGCGGACGTGGATGGCATCCTTGTCCCCGGCGGTTTCGGCGAGCGCGGCACCGAGGGGAAGATCAAGGCGATCGAATACGCCCGCGTCAACAAGGTCCCCTTCTTCGGCATCTGTCTCGGGATGCAGATGGCGGCCGTCGAGTTCGGGCGCAACGTCTGCCAGCTCCCGGAGGCGTTTTCCAGCGAGTTCAAGCCGGCCTGCAAGAGCCCGGTGATCCATCTCATGGAAGAGCAGAAGGGTGTCGACAAGAAGGGGGGCACCATGCGTCTGGGCGCGTATCCCTGTTCCCTCACCAAGGGGACCTTCGCCCAGAAGGCCTACGGCGCGACCGAGATCTCCGAGCGTCATCGTCACCGCTACGAGTTCAACAACGCCTTCAGGGCCGCGCTTGAAGAGAAGGGGATGATCATCTCCGGCGTGTACAAGGAAGGGAACCTGGTGGAGATCATCGAGCTCCCCGATCACCCGTGGTTCCTGGGGTGCCAGTTCCATCCCGAGTTCAAATCGAAGCCGCTCAACCCGCACCCGCTGTTCAAGGCCTTCATCGGCGCCACCAAAGCGCGGAAAGGCAATTAG
- the kdsA gene encoding 3-deoxy-8-phosphooctulonate synthase produces MIREISVGNVKIGGNRPLVLVAGPCVIENETATLRHAERLMSICNGVGIPLIFKASYDKANRTSVTAFRGPGMEEGLRILAKVKESLGVPVLSDIHSIEQVEPAADVLDVLQIPAFLCRQTDLLVAAAKTGKVINVKKGQFLAPWDMKNVVGKIRACENENIILTERGASFGYNNLVVDMRSFPIMRSTGYPVIFDATHSVQLPGGEGTSSGGQREYVEFLSRAAVAAGVDGVFMEVHEAPEQALCDGPNSVRLDDLPALLNKLKAIDAIVKQA; encoded by the coding sequence ATGATCCGTGAGATCTCAGTAGGTAATGTCAAGATAGGCGGCAACAGGCCGCTCGTGCTGGTCGCGGGGCCGTGCGTGATAGAAAACGAAACGGCGACGCTGCGCCACGCGGAGCGCCTGATGAGCATCTGCAACGGTGTCGGCATCCCGCTCATTTTCAAGGCCTCCTACGACAAGGCGAACCGTACCTCGGTCACCGCCTTCCGCGGTCCCGGCATGGAAGAGGGGCTGAGGATCCTGGCCAAGGTGAAGGAATCGCTGGGCGTTCCGGTCCTCTCGGACATCCACTCCATCGAGCAGGTGGAGCCCGCCGCCGACGTGCTGGACGTGCTGCAGATCCCGGCATTCCTTTGCCGCCAGACCGACCTCCTGGTCGCCGCCGCGAAGACCGGCAAGGTCATCAACGTGAAGAAGGGGCAGTTCCTGGCGCCGTGGGACATGAAGAACGTGGTCGGCAAGATCCGCGCCTGCGAGAACGAGAACATCATCCTCACCGAGCGGGGCGCGAGCTTCGGTTACAACAACCTCGTGGTGGACATGCGCAGCTTCCCCATCATGCGTTCCACCGGCTACCCCGTCATCTTCGACGCGACCCACAGCGTGCAGCTTCCGGGAGGCGAGGGGACCTCGTCGGGTGGCCAGCGCGAGTACGTGGAGTTCCTCTCCCGTGCGGCCGTCGCCGCCGGGGTGGACGGCGTCTTCATGGAAGTGCACGAGGCGCCCGAGCAGGCGCTGTGCGACGGACCGAACTCGGTGCGTCTGGACGACCTGCCGGCACTTTTGAACAAACTGAAGGCCATCGACGCCATCGTGAAACAGGCATAA
- a CDS encoding KpsF/GutQ family sugar-phosphate isomerase, translating to MILEEAKRVIRVEAEALLNLESSIDRTFEKAVEMILNTTGRVVVTGMGKSGLIGQKIASTMASTGTPAFFLHPAEGIHGDLGMIMKGDVVIAISNSGETDEVVRILPIIKRLGATLIAMAGNPNSTLAKSGDIFLDISVKEEACPLGLAPTASTTVTLAMGDAIAVALLVSRGFKAEDFAMFHPGGALGRRLLLKVEDIMHSGDGLPLVTSDTLMREALFTITSKGLGITGVTAADGALEGVITDGDLRRALGQGLDIINLPASALMKKGPKRIRRDELAARALQQMEQYSITSLFVFADDSATAPVGIVHLHDLLKAGIA from the coding sequence TTGATTTTAGAAGAAGCGAAGCGGGTGATCAGGGTCGAGGCGGAGGCGCTTTTAAACCTGGAATCCTCCATCGACCGGACCTTTGAGAAGGCCGTGGAGATGATACTCAACACCACCGGCCGGGTCGTCGTCACCGGCATGGGCAAATCCGGCCTGATCGGGCAGAAGATCGCCTCCACCATGGCCTCCACCGGCACCCCCGCCTTCTTCCTCCACCCGGCGGAAGGGATCCACGGCGACCTCGGCATGATCATGAAGGGTGACGTCGTCATCGCCATCTCCAACTCCGGCGAGACCGACGAGGTGGTGCGCATCCTCCCGATCATCAAGCGTCTCGGCGCCACCCTCATCGCCATGGCCGGCAACCCCAACTCCACCCTGGCCAAAAGCGGCGACATCTTCCTCGACATCTCCGTCAAGGAGGAGGCCTGCCCGCTCGGGCTCGCCCCGACCGCATCCACCACCGTCACCCTGGCCATGGGCGATGCCATCGCGGTCGCGCTCCTGGTGAGCCGCGGCTTCAAGGCCGAGGACTTCGCCATGTTCCACCCCGGCGGCGCCCTGGGACGCAGGCTCCTCCTGAAGGTCGAGGACATCATGCACTCAGGTGACGGGCTCCCGCTGGTCACTTCCGACACCCTCATGCGCGAGGCGCTCTTCACCATCACCTCCAAGGGCCTCGGCATCACCGGCGTCACCGCGGCGGATGGCGCCCTTGAAGGGGTCATCACCGACGGCGACCTGCGCCGCGCCCTGGGACAGGGACTCGACATCATCAACCTTCCGGCATCGGCGCTGATGAAGAAAGGGCCCAAGCGCATCCGTCGTGACGAGCTTGCGGCGCGCGCCCTGCAGCAGATGGAGCAGTACTCCATCACCTCGCTCTTCGTCTTCGCCGACGACTCCGCCACCGCCCCCGTAGGCATCGTGCACCTGCACGACCTGTTGAAGGCAGGCATAGCCTAG
- a CDS encoding KdsC family phosphatase produces MEERLKKIKLLILDVDGVLTDGRIIFDSNGVESKFFNVKDGHGIKMLQRSGIEVGIISGRESQVVYNRAVELGIGQVYQKSLDKLVPYRQMLEATGLTDEQVAFMGDDVIDIPLLKRVGFAAAPADAVQEVLPFAQFVARNRGGWGAVRELCDLILKAQGTWESVTSRYYV; encoded by the coding sequence ATGGAAGAAAGGCTGAAAAAGATCAAGCTCCTGATACTCGATGTCGACGGTGTCCTCACCGACGGACGTATCATATTCGACTCCAACGGCGTGGAGAGCAAGTTCTTCAACGTGAAGGACGGCCACGGCATCAAGATGCTGCAGCGCTCCGGTATCGAGGTCGGGATCATCTCCGGACGCGAGTCGCAGGTGGTCTACAACCGGGCCGTGGAACTGGGCATCGGCCAGGTCTACCAGAAATCCCTGGACAAGCTGGTCCCTTACCGCCAGATGCTGGAGGCCACCGGCCTCACCGACGAACAGGTCGCCTTCATGGGCGACGATGTGATCGACATACCGCTTCTGAAACGGGTAGGTTTCGCCGCGGCGCCCGCCGATGCGGTCCAGGAGGTGCTTCCCTTCGCCCAATTCGTCGCCAGGAACCGGGGCGGGTGGGGCGCGGTGCGCGAACTCTGCGACCTGATCCTGAAGGCCCAGGGAACCTGGGAGAGCGTCACTTCCAGGTATTACGTCTGA
- a CDS encoding nucleotide sugar dehydrogenase → MSKRDRIISVIGLGYVGLPVAVAFGKVRKTYGFDINAARIAELKNGHDRTGEVTSSDLREADIVFTDSIEVLREADFHIVAVPTPIDSANQPDLTPMLRASETVGRALKKGDIVVYESTVYPGVTQEECVPILERVSGLACGRDFFVGYSPERINPGDKEHTFTKIKKVVSGQDAATLEIVGDVYESVVTAGVHRAPSIMVAEAAKVIENTQRDLNIALMNELALIFDRMGIDTNSVLEAAGTKWNFLRFQPGLVGGHCIGVDPYYLTHKAEKLGYIPQVILAGRRINDGMGKFIAQRTVKEMIRAGHNVLGGRVTVLGLTFKEDCPDLRNSKVIDIIHELQDYGLDVQVCDPLADPDEARHEYGVTLVPREKLQIAEAIVVAVAHKEYRELSTEQLKGMMNGRPLVIDVKGIFNSSQLAENGIRAWRL, encoded by the coding sequence ATGTCTAAGCGCGACCGTATCATCTCCGTCATCGGCCTTGGGTATGTGGGGCTTCCGGTGGCGGTGGCCTTCGGCAAAGTGCGGAAGACCTATGGTTTCGACATCAACGCCGCGCGCATCGCGGAGCTTAAAAACGGACACGACCGTACCGGCGAGGTGACTTCAAGCGACCTCCGCGAGGCCGACATCGTCTTCACCGACAGCATCGAGGTGCTCAGGGAGGCGGACTTCCACATCGTCGCCGTCCCCACCCCCATCGACTCGGCCAACCAACCCGACCTCACCCCGATGCTGCGCGCCTCGGAGACGGTGGGGCGTGCGCTGAAAAAAGGGGACATCGTCGTGTACGAGTCCACCGTCTACCCGGGTGTCACCCAGGAGGAATGCGTGCCGATACTGGAGCGCGTCTCCGGCCTTGCCTGCGGCCGTGACTTCTTCGTCGGGTACAGCCCCGAACGGATCAACCCCGGCGACAAGGAACACACCTTCACCAAGATCAAGAAGGTGGTGTCCGGGCAGGACGCGGCGACCCTGGAGATCGTGGGGGACGTCTACGAATCCGTGGTGACCGCCGGCGTGCACCGTGCCCCGTCCATCATGGTCGCAGAGGCCGCCAAGGTCATCGAGAACACCCAGCGCGACCTGAACATCGCCCTCATGAACGAACTTGCCCTCATCTTCGACCGCATGGGGATAGACACCAACTCGGTGCTGGAGGCCGCCGGGACCAAGTGGAACTTCCTCAGGTTCCAGCCGGGACTGGTGGGGGGGCACTGCATCGGGGTCGATCCGTACTACCTGACCCACAAGGCGGAGAAGCTCGGCTACATCCCGCAGGTCATCCTGGCGGGACGGCGCATCAACGACGGCATGGGGAAATTCATCGCCCAGCGCACGGTGAAGGAGATGATCCGCGCCGGCCACAACGTGCTCGGGGGGCGGGTCACGGTCCTCGGGCTCACCTTCAAGGAGGACTGTCCCGACCTGCGCAACTCCAAGGTCATCGACATCATCCACGAACTCCAGGACTACGGGCTCGATGTCCAGGTCTGCGACCCGCTGGCCGACCCGGATGAGGCCCGGCACGAGTACGGTGTTACCCTGGTCCCCAGGGAAAAGCTGCAGATCGCCGAGGCCATCGTGGTAGCCGTTGCGCACAAGGAGTACCGGGAGCTCTCCACGGAACAGCTGAAGGGGATGATGAACGGCCGGCCCCTCGTCATCGACGTGAAGGGGATCTTCAACAGCAGCCAACTGGCGGAAAACGGCATCAGGGCCTGGAGGTTGTAG